Proteins encoded by one window of Candidatus Eisenbacteria bacterium:
- a CDS encoding efflux RND transporter periplasmic adaptor subunit yields MPTPAPAAMEWPAPPRLWPLGLLALVVVGCKSADSAVEAKGAGAPAPRVAALGRLEPTDGILRIAGPSRPSVVVATLRVEEGDRVQAGQPIAELDSRAADEAAVVKARAALRNAELELGRYRPLVAQRIVSQDTLDTAELHVDTARADVAAAQAVFEQDVVRAPVSGQIVKIFARAGERVGPDGLAEIARNDQMFAVAEVYETDVGRVKPGQRATVTSPALDGPIEGTVDRIGTKIGKQDVLDTDPVARTDARVVEVRVKLDDSAKVASLSRLQVQVKFAP; encoded by the coding sequence ATGCCAACCCCAGCCCCTGCCGCCATGGAATGGCCTGCGCCGCCCCGCCTCTGGCCGCTCGGGCTGCTCGCGCTCGTCGTGGTCGGATGCAAGTCGGCCGACAGTGCCGTCGAGGCCAAGGGGGCGGGGGCGCCGGCTCCCCGCGTCGCGGCGCTCGGGCGGCTCGAGCCGACCGACGGTATCCTCCGCATCGCCGGGCCGTCGCGCCCGTCGGTCGTCGTCGCGACCCTCCGTGTCGAGGAAGGGGACCGCGTCCAGGCGGGCCAGCCGATCGCCGAGCTCGATTCGCGGGCAGCCGACGAAGCGGCGGTCGTCAAGGCGCGCGCGGCCCTTCGCAACGCCGAGCTCGAGCTCGGACGCTACCGTCCGCTCGTCGCGCAGCGCATCGTCTCGCAGGACACGCTCGACACTGCCGAGCTCCACGTCGACACGGCGCGCGCGGATGTCGCGGCTGCACAGGCCGTCTTCGAGCAGGACGTCGTGCGGGCGCCCGTCTCGGGACAGATCGTCAAGATCTTCGCCCGCGCCGGCGAGCGTGTGGGGCCCGACGGCCTCGCCGAGATCGCGCGGAACGACCAGATGTTCGCCGTCGCCGAGGTCTACGAGACCGACGTCGGCCGTGTGAAGCCGGGGCAGCGCGCGACCGTCACGAGCCCGGCCCTCGACGGACCGATCGAGGGCACCGTCGATCGCATCGGGACGAAGATCGGCAAGCAGGACGTGCTCGACACCGATCCGGTCGCGCGCACCGATGCCCGCGTCGTCGAGGTCCGGGTGAAGCTCGACGACAGCGCCAAGGTGGCGAGCCTGTCGCGGCTGCAGGTCCAGGTGAAGTTCGCGCCATGA
- a CDS encoding adenylate/guanylate cyclase domain-containing protein, with protein MDRSEGSYTRRILAVLVCDVSGFSALMGHDDERTARDVQRVRAVVAATAGELGGQAEPQAGDSIAVRFESVLAAVQAALRVQEQLAGESATEQQLRLRVGIHFGDVLVEAGGSALGDAINVAARLCALARPGTICVSEGVYRHVRGRFDEPVEDLGRLRLKNISDPVHAYLIVPRAAGRVRRRRHAARWAVVALGVAMLGVALWRWPFWSRHRESPLGMEGPPAASTPEDGEKAPKTEVTLGVMLFKPLRDDPENLWMREALRDGLNTQLSGLTKVKVYSKEFIDFLITRQGLSEIEAANKLGISKMLSGSFVAVGDTLRIETHVVDVTSGMIEASYTTMGPVKQFLSLQTKMTEGLIARLDIPITPAERKTLLAQQNTDVEALRMLLEAEGGAAPAAPPKPPGPGSSLLRWIVRVGAPAAAWADDRADIVTVLEAYRKATEAHEMPGIVNVYIDFSPDQQAAQQRYFDNVKDLRIAISDVDAAIVGDEAVVSYTRTDDFSDARTGRPMHVQVRLTKTLKRTQSGWRLVAGK; from the coding sequence GTGGATCGGTCCGAGGGCAGCTACACCCGTCGCATCCTCGCCGTCCTGGTGTGCGACGTCTCGGGTTTCAGCGCCCTCATGGGCCACGACGACGAGCGGACGGCGCGCGACGTGCAGAGGGTCCGGGCGGTCGTCGCCGCCACCGCCGGGGAGCTGGGCGGCCAGGCCGAGCCCCAGGCCGGTGACTCGATCGCCGTGCGCTTCGAGAGCGTGCTGGCCGCCGTCCAGGCGGCGCTCCGCGTGCAGGAGCAGCTCGCCGGGGAGTCGGCGACCGAGCAGCAGCTCCGCCTGCGCGTCGGGATCCACTTCGGCGACGTGCTCGTGGAGGCGGGCGGATCGGCCCTCGGCGATGCGATCAACGTCGCAGCGCGTCTGTGCGCCCTCGCGCGTCCCGGAACGATCTGTGTGTCCGAGGGAGTCTACCGCCACGTGCGCGGACGGTTCGACGAGCCGGTGGAGGATCTCGGACGCCTGCGCCTGAAGAACATCTCCGATCCCGTGCACGCCTATCTCATCGTGCCGCGCGCGGCCGGCCGTGTCCGTCGCCGGCGCCACGCCGCGCGATGGGCCGTAGTCGCCCTGGGGGTCGCCATGCTCGGCGTCGCCCTCTGGCGCTGGCCGTTCTGGTCCAGGCACAGGGAGTCGCCGTTGGGCATGGAGGGCCCGCCCGCCGCCAGTACGCCCGAGGATGGCGAGAAGGCGCCGAAGACCGAGGTCACGCTCGGCGTCATGCTCTTCAAGCCGCTGCGCGACGATCCCGAGAACCTGTGGATGCGCGAGGCGCTTCGAGACGGTCTCAACACCCAGCTCTCCGGCCTGACGAAGGTGAAGGTGTATTCGAAGGAGTTCATCGACTTCCTGATCACACGACAGGGCCTCTCGGAGATCGAGGCCGCGAACAAGCTCGGCATCTCGAAGATGCTCTCCGGCAGCTTCGTCGCGGTGGGAGACACGCTGCGGATCGAGACCCACGTCGTCGACGTGACGTCGGGCATGATCGAGGCCTCGTACACCACGATGGGGCCGGTGAAGCAGTTCCTCTCGCTCCAGACCAAGATGACCGAAGGCCTGATCGCGCGGCTCGACATCCCGATCACGCCCGCCGAGCGCAAGACGCTCCTCGCCCAGCAGAACACGGACGTCGAGGCCCTGAGGATGCTGCTCGAAGCCGAAGGCGGAGCGGCGCCCGCGGCACCGCCGAAGCCCCCCGGGCCCGGGTCGTCGCTCCTGCGCTGGATCGTGCGCGTCGGCGCACCCGCCGCGGCCTGGGCCGACGACCGTGCCGACATCGTGACCGTCCTCGAGGCCTACCGGAAGGCGACCGAGGCGCACGAGATGCCCGGGATCGTCAACGTCTACATCGACTTCTCACCCGACCAGCAGGCAGCGCAGCAGCGCTACTTCGACAACGTGAAGGACCTGAGGATCGCGATCTCCGACGTCGACGCGGCCATCGTCGGTGACGAGGCGGTCGTCTCCTACACGCGCACGGACGATTTCAGCGACGCGCGCACCGGCCGCCCGATGCACGTGCAGGTGCGGCTCACGAAGACCCTCAAGCGGACCCAGAGCGGCTGGAGGCTCGTGGCAGGGAAGTAG
- a CDS encoding transporter, whose protein sequence is MLLLVTPLAAHGSLTGVLENPRFRLLGLAPIAPALANTVASTYPVASASSGVTYAYDPTLDTLVRQSGVAGPIIGERAETIGKGRINLSAAFSYVHLTSINGDDLDSLVNRPRVNGQTLIFPVPQGIQLADGRFTTFLPVHVVADLDVQAYILSPSVTYGVTADLDVNLTLPLLRTSLGVTTHSKAPDPRFPQFALPPGESFPTDVRSLSDAAVGIGDLLLRAKYVLLRSEWVDVAAGLGLSLPTGDQDNLQGTGTTRLQPTLVLSHVFAGRFEPLLDVGIDYDTNDVSRSVVRWAVGGTYQVLEPLSVSVVFLGRNELAAQSDPIPTPFFFQVERNDIYDAAVGIRWRFADSGFVSLNALVPLNEDGLRAEAIPTLEASYAF, encoded by the coding sequence GTGCTGCTCTTGGTTACACCGCTGGCGGCGCACGGCTCCCTCACCGGCGTGCTCGAGAATCCGCGTTTCCGCCTCCTCGGGCTCGCGCCGATCGCGCCGGCCCTCGCGAACACGGTCGCGTCGACGTATCCGGTCGCATCCGCGAGCTCCGGGGTCACCTACGCCTACGATCCCACGCTCGACACGCTCGTCCGGCAGTCCGGAGTGGCGGGGCCGATCATCGGGGAGCGCGCCGAAACGATCGGCAAGGGCCGGATCAACCTGTCCGCCGCCTTCTCGTACGTCCACCTGACGTCCATCAACGGCGACGACCTCGACAGTCTCGTGAATCGTCCGCGCGTGAACGGCCAGACACTGATCTTTCCCGTCCCACAGGGCATACAGCTCGCCGACGGACGGTTCACGACGTTTCTTCCCGTGCACGTCGTGGCCGATCTCGACGTCCAGGCGTACATCCTCTCGCCGTCCGTTACATACGGTGTAACGGCCGATCTCGACGTGAACCTGACGCTCCCGCTGCTCCGCACCTCGCTCGGCGTCACGACCCATTCGAAGGCGCCCGACCCCCGCTTCCCGCAGTTCGCGCTTCCGCCGGGCGAGAGCTTCCCCACCGACGTCCGCTCCCTCTCGGACGCCGCCGTCGGCATCGGGGACCTCCTCCTCCGCGCGAAATACGTCCTGCTGCGCAGCGAGTGGGTCGACGTGGCGGCGGGGCTCGGCCTCAGCCTTCCGACGGGCGATCAGGACAATCTCCAGGGTACGGGCACGACGCGGCTCCAGCCGACGCTCGTCCTCTCGCACGTCTTCGCGGGGCGATTCGAACCGCTGCTCGACGTCGGGATCGACTACGACACGAACGACGTCAGCCGATCGGTGGTGCGCTGGGCCGTCGGTGGCACGTACCAGGTGCTCGAGCCCCTCAGCGTCTCGGTCGTCTTCCTGGGTCGCAACGAGCTCGCCGCGCAGAGCGACCCCATCCCCACGCCGTTCTTCTTCCAGGTCGAGCGCAACGACATCTACGACGCGGCGGTCGGCATCCGCTGGCGCTTCGCCGATTCGGGGTTCGTCAGCCTGAACGCGCTCGTGCCGCTCAACGAGGACGGGCTGCGCGCCGAGGCGATCCCGACGCTCGAAGCGTCGTACGCGTTCTAG
- a CDS encoding nitroreductase/quinone reductase family protein has product MSPIQRILKVIGESPFWRVVGRLHAAVYRATGGRLGGSAGGIKNLLLTTTGRKSGQPRTVTLAYIEDARRYVVVASNGGSDRPPAWWGNLLRDPRATVQVGPRTLQVQAREATADEHAVLWPRLKTVNPFYAQYEQITARRIPVVLLEPRP; this is encoded by the coding sequence ATGTCGCCCATCCAACGCATCCTCAAGGTGATCGGTGAGAGTCCGTTCTGGAGGGTCGTCGGCCGCCTGCATGCGGCAGTATACCGCGCGACGGGGGGGCGCCTCGGCGGATCGGCCGGTGGTATCAAGAATCTCCTGCTCACGACCACGGGCCGGAAGTCGGGCCAACCCAGAACCGTCACGCTGGCCTACATAGAGGATGCACGACGCTACGTCGTCGTGGCGTCGAACGGGGGCTCGGATCGACCGCCGGCCTGGTGGGGCAACTTGCTCCGCGATCCGAGGGCGACGGTGCAGGTGGGTCCGCGGACGCTGCAGGTGCAGGCGCGTGAGGCGACGGCGGACGAGCACGCCGTGCTCTGGCCACGCCTAAAGACCGTGAATCCCTTCTACGCGCAGTACGAGCAGATCACGGCGCGCCGCATTCCGGTGGTTCTGTTGGAGCCGCGCCCCTAG
- a CDS encoding peroxiredoxin yields MGLLDNLLGTGSPAINVGDKAPDFDLSDAAGKRVRLGDYKGKKAVVLYFYPKDDTPGCTKEACSFRDSYESFKEAGAEVIGISSDSEASHQKFADKYKLPFTLVADAGGAVRKRYGVPATLGLLPGRVTFVIDRDGVVRHVFNSQLQATKHVDEALTVLKQLR; encoded by the coding sequence ATGGGACTGCTCGACAATCTGCTGGGGACCGGAAGCCCTGCGATCAACGTCGGCGACAAGGCGCCCGACTTCGATCTCTCCGACGCTGCGGGCAAGCGGGTGCGGCTCGGCGACTACAAGGGCAAGAAGGCCGTCGTCCTCTACTTCTACCCGAAGGACGACACGCCCGGCTGCACCAAGGAGGCGTGCTCGTTCCGCGACAGCTACGAGTCGTTCAAGGAGGCGGGCGCCGAGGTGATCGGCATCAGCTCCGACTCCGAGGCGTCGCACCAGAAGTTCGCCGACAAGTACAAGCTGCCCTTCACGCTGGTCGCCGACGCGGGCGGCGCGGTGCGCAAGCGCTACGGCGTGCCGGCGACGCTGGGGCTGCTGCCGGGACGGGTCACCTTCGTGATCGACCGCGACGGGGTCGTCCGGCACGTCTTCAATTCGCAGCTCCAGGCCACCAAGCACGTGGACGAGGCGCTGACCGTCTTGAAGCAGCTCCGCTGA